The Sporosarcina luteola genome contains a region encoding:
- the menB gene encoding 1,4-dihydroxy-2-naphthoyl-CoA synthase, whose protein sequence is MTRQWETIRTYEDIKYEKYNGIAKVTINRPEVRNAFRPKTVMELIDAFSRARDDESIGVIILTGEGEKAFCSGGDQSVRGHGGYVGDDEIPRLNVLDLQRLIRVIPKPVVAMVAGYAIGGGHVLHVVCDLTIAADNARFGQTGPKVGSFDAGYGSGYLARIIGHKKAREIWYLCRQYDAQQALDMGLVNTVVPYEQLEDETVQWCEEMLAMSPTALRFIKAAMNADTDGLAGLQQLAGDATLLYYTTEEAKEGRDAFKEKRKPDFGQFPRFP, encoded by the coding sequence ATGACACGTCAATGGGAAACGATCCGTACATATGAAGATATCAAATATGAGAAGTACAACGGCATTGCAAAAGTGACGATTAACCGTCCTGAAGTGCGTAATGCATTCCGCCCTAAAACTGTAATGGAGTTGATCGATGCGTTTTCTCGTGCGCGAGATGATGAAAGCATCGGCGTCATCATTTTGACAGGAGAAGGCGAGAAAGCATTTTGTTCAGGCGGTGACCAATCCGTACGCGGACATGGAGGATATGTTGGGGATGACGAAATTCCACGTTTGAATGTCCTTGACCTGCAAAGATTGATCCGTGTCATTCCGAAGCCAGTAGTCGCAATGGTTGCAGGATATGCAATCGGTGGCGGGCATGTATTGCATGTCGTATGTGACTTGACGATTGCAGCAGATAATGCTCGTTTCGGACAAACAGGACCGAAAGTCGGTTCATTTGACGCTGGATATGGATCGGGTTATTTGGCTCGTATCATCGGTCATAAGAAAGCAAGGGAAATTTGGTATCTATGCCGCCAATACGATGCACAACAAGCATTGGATATGGGCCTCGTCAACACAGTTGTCCCATATGAGCAATTGGAAGACGAAACGGTCCAATGGTGTGAAGAAATGCTCGCAATGAGCCCGACTGCGCTCCGTTTCATCAAAGCGGCAATGAATGCCGATACGGACGGACTAGCTGGTCTTCAACAACTGGCTGGAGACGCAACATTGCTTTACTACACAACGGAAGAAGCGAAAGAGGGACGCGACGCTTTCAAAGAGAAGCGTAAGCCTGACTTCGGCCAATTCCCACGTTTCCCTTAA
- the recD2 gene encoding SF1B family DNA helicase RecD2, with translation MNVYIGKVSKVLYRNEEFLIAKLKTGEEEIIVKGNIYGVYKGEEIQVQGTWEMHPKFGKQLAVAFWERPIPQTKDQVIAFLSSPLVKGCGAKQAALITEQLGEEALPIISQQGEQSLQGIKGIGKKRANQIVESVRSTFEVQRILSELLVYGITANMAMRLYKEYESNTIAIVTENPYKLTELNLIGFLKADEIARKMGISPLSGFRIDACVNYILKETCFSSGHCFVSEDELLSEAERALNHNALDDDKVTMDELTQSIYRLEEKQIVIEDGCVYPKFLFTYEDRLARKLSEMKGSRGGEALPSLEKQIMKYQRKHGIILAEKQREAVRRLFEEQILILTGGPGTGKTTVIRSMLDIYKEMYPGKNVRLTAPTGKASRQLSEVAGYEASTIHRLIGFQQGEIPQYNWVDKLPCDFLIVDEMSMVDVQLASLLLDALERDTKILFVGDIDQLPSVSPGNVLSDMIKAGLPTVSLTEVFRQAEESQIISNAHRVNKGKSLLINDDKGDFYFIHQEDPKRIANLIVRSALRFQELGHPLSDILILSPMKKGPVGTITLNEQLREALNPADHTKSEWRIGKRLFRLGDKVIQIKNNKTKGVFNGDIGVIVQISKEVNQDNETVELMTCDFSGLTVTYEKADTKELELGYAITIHKSQGGEAPIVIIPATTSHYVMLARNLMYTGMTRAKEKIVLIGTQKAMNMAINNNKLADRNSRLAQRIRTSINYNNRFVNEAEIGRR, from the coding sequence ATGAACGTCTATATTGGGAAAGTATCGAAAGTGCTGTATCGAAATGAAGAATTCTTAATCGCTAAATTGAAGACAGGCGAAGAGGAAATCATTGTTAAGGGAAATATCTACGGGGTGTATAAAGGTGAGGAAATTCAAGTGCAAGGTACTTGGGAGATGCATCCGAAATTCGGTAAACAACTTGCGGTCGCCTTTTGGGAAAGACCAATTCCGCAAACGAAAGACCAGGTTATCGCATTTCTTTCCTCTCCACTTGTAAAGGGGTGCGGAGCCAAACAAGCGGCACTCATTACTGAACAGTTAGGAGAAGAGGCATTACCCATCATTTCTCAACAAGGCGAACAAAGTTTACAAGGCATCAAAGGCATAGGAAAGAAACGAGCCAATCAGATTGTTGAAAGTGTCAGGTCCACATTTGAAGTCCAAAGAATTCTTTCGGAGTTGCTTGTCTATGGGATAACGGCAAACATGGCTATGCGCTTGTATAAGGAATATGAATCCAATACGATTGCCATCGTTACCGAAAATCCATACAAGCTCACAGAGTTGAATCTGATAGGTTTTCTAAAGGCTGATGAAATTGCTCGTAAGATGGGGATTTCCCCTTTGTCCGGATTTCGAATTGATGCTTGTGTGAATTACATCTTAAAGGAAACGTGTTTTAGTTCCGGTCATTGTTTCGTTTCGGAAGATGAGCTTTTGTCAGAAGCGGAACGAGCCTTAAATCATAATGCTTTAGATGATGATAAGGTTACAATGGACGAATTGACTCAAAGCATCTATCGCTTAGAAGAAAAACAGATCGTAATTGAAGATGGTTGCGTTTATCCAAAATTTTTATTCACATATGAAGACAGATTAGCCCGGAAACTTTCAGAAATGAAGGGTTCTCGGGGTGGCGAAGCATTGCCTTCTCTCGAAAAGCAGATAATGAAGTATCAGAGGAAACATGGAATCATCTTGGCTGAAAAGCAACGAGAAGCAGTCAGGCGCCTATTCGAGGAACAGATTTTGATACTCACCGGTGGACCCGGAACTGGGAAAACAACAGTTATTCGTTCCATGTTGGATATCTATAAAGAAATGTATCCCGGAAAAAATGTCCGCTTGACAGCCCCAACCGGTAAAGCAAGTCGTCAACTGTCAGAAGTGGCAGGATATGAGGCTTCGACAATTCATCGATTAATTGGATTCCAGCAAGGAGAGATTCCCCAATATAATTGGGTAGACAAGTTGCCTTGCGATTTCTTGATCGTAGATGAGATGTCGATGGTTGATGTTCAGTTGGCCAGTTTGTTATTGGATGCCCTTGAGCGCGATACGAAGATACTCTTTGTTGGTGACATTGATCAACTGCCTTCCGTCAGCCCAGGAAATGTTCTCAGCGATATGATTAAGGCAGGTCTTCCTACAGTCAGCCTGACAGAAGTATTTAGACAAGCCGAAGAAAGTCAGATTATCAGCAACGCCCATAGAGTCAATAAAGGGAAATCACTTCTTATCAATGATGATAAAGGTGATTTTTATTTTATCCATCAAGAAGATCCGAAGCGGATAGCTAATCTGATTGTCAGAAGCGCACTTCGTTTTCAGGAGTTGGGGCATCCCTTGTCCGATATCTTGATTTTAAGCCCGATGAAAAAAGGCCCCGTCGGCACAATCACATTGAATGAGCAGCTACGGGAAGCTTTAAATCCTGCTGATCACACGAAAAGTGAGTGGAGAATCGGCAAGAGGCTTTTTCGGCTTGGCGATAAAGTGATTCAGATTAAGAACAATAAGACAAAAGGCGTTTTCAATGGAGATATCGGAGTCATCGTCCAAATTTCAAAAGAGGTAAATCAAGATAACGAAACCGTGGAATTGATGACTTGCGATTTTTCTGGATTGACAGTGACTTATGAAAAGGCAGATACAAAAGAATTGGAACTTGGCTATGCCATCACTATCCACAAGTCGCAGGGGGGTGAAGCACCGATTGTCATCATCCCGGCTACGACCAGCCATTATGTCATGCTTGCTCGCAATCTGATGTATACAGGAATGACAAGGGCGAAGGAGAAGATTGTTCTAATCGGTACACAGAAGGCCATGAATATGGCTATCAACAATAACAAATTGGCTGATAGGAATAGCAGGTTGGCGCAACGGATAAGGACATCTATCAATTACAATAATCGATTCGTAAATGAAGCTGAAATAGGTAGGCGGTGA
- a CDS encoding tyrosine-type recombinase/integrase, whose product MASFQKRGKTWQFTVSRMENGVSKPIRKGGYKTKKEAQVVANQVEADLQRGIIPKITLVPFSEYFREWLELYKKEVDHITLKRYLNTHQTLLAYFRDQPIQHINKRSYQAFLNEYGLTHARDTTAKLNTHVRACVKDAIDEDLIRTDFTRNAVITGNDESVRPAEKHLSYQESQLLMAEVYKRLHRSIGYYLILLGLTSGMRFGEMVGLTRDDFDFKRNVIKVTEAWDYKSDRGFKGLKTVTSEREIQMDKQTMLTFKNLFETQPSYNEQDLVFYSPLSRRKVLTNEATNKLLKKMLRDLGINNITLHGLRHTHASILLYRKVSIYYVSERLGHKTIDTTLKHYAHVIKELRTEDANRTVQLYEDMASTLNV is encoded by the coding sequence ATGGCGTCATTTCAAAAGCGAGGAAAGACTTGGCAGTTCACTGTCAGCAGAATGGAGAACGGGGTTTCAAAGCCCATTAGAAAAGGAGGTTATAAAACTAAAAAAGAAGCACAAGTCGTGGCGAACCAAGTGGAAGCCGATTTGCAACGGGGAATCATTCCAAAAATCACATTGGTCCCTTTCAGTGAGTATTTTCGTGAGTGGTTGGAATTATACAAGAAGGAAGTTGACCATATCACCCTCAAACGCTATTTAAACACCCATCAGACACTTCTAGCGTATTTTAGGGATCAACCCATACAACATATAAATAAACGCTCATATCAAGCCTTCCTGAATGAATATGGTCTCACCCATGCAAGGGATACTACCGCAAAGTTAAATACGCATGTAAGGGCTTGTGTAAAAGATGCGATTGATGAAGATTTAATACGGACAGATTTTACCCGTAACGCAGTAATTACCGGTAACGATGAATCAGTCAGGCCGGCAGAGAAGCATTTGAGCTATCAGGAGAGCCAGCTCCTGATGGCAGAAGTTTATAAACGTCTCCATAGAAGCATAGGATATTATTTGATACTCCTTGGACTGACTTCAGGAATGCGATTTGGAGAAATGGTCGGTTTAACTCGCGATGACTTTGATTTCAAGAGAAATGTAATCAAAGTGACAGAGGCATGGGATTACAAAAGCGACAGGGGTTTCAAAGGATTGAAAACCGTCACTTCTGAAAGGGAGATTCAGATGGACAAACAAACGATGCTAACATTCAAGAACTTATTTGAAACACAACCTTCATACAATGAACAAGACCTTGTGTTTTATAGCCCCTTATCGAGACGAAAAGTTCTTACCAACGAAGCAACAAATAAATTACTGAAAAAGATGCTGCGCGACTTGGGCATTAACAATATTACATTACATGGATTGCGACATACTCATGCAAGTATCCTCCTTTATCGCAAGGTTTCCATTTATTATGTTTCAGAGCGATTAGGTCATAAAACAATTGATACCACACTTAAACATTATGCTCATGTTATTAAGGAACTTCGTACGGAAGATGCCAACCGGACAGTACAGCTCTATGAGGACATGGCGAGTACGTTGAATGTGTAA
- the menH gene encoding 2-succinyl-6-hydroxy-2,4-cyclohexadiene-1-carboxylate synthase, whose translation MKGLKEMIDLQVPVRGLSIHVEMEGDPHLPAIVFLHGFTGTASTWNEVRKELEGKYRTIAIDLTGHGKTSIPDKPERYSMEEQIKDLEALFGHLKLDSFYLVGYSMGGRISLAYTINYPERVKALILESSSPGLSEEQDRAARKAADKLLASKIIEEGITTFVDKWENIPLFDSQKSLPAEKRRAIRKERLQQNEIGLANSLLGIGTGSQDSYWKALHSISNPVFLTTGELDAKFVAIAREMNLLSPTWRHAVVPGAGHAIHVEKPRLFATMVMEYLQDLYLEEEENDTSMGNDPYI comes from the coding sequence TTGAAGGGCTTGAAGGAAATGATTGACCTCCAAGTCCCGGTGCGTGGTCTTTCTATCCATGTCGAGATGGAAGGGGATCCTCATTTGCCCGCCATCGTTTTTCTACACGGTTTTACAGGAACTGCATCCACTTGGAATGAAGTTCGGAAAGAATTAGAAGGAAAGTATCGGACGATTGCTATAGATTTGACGGGGCACGGTAAAACAAGCATTCCTGACAAACCAGAGCGCTACTCAATGGAGGAGCAGATTAAAGACCTGGAAGCCCTTTTTGGGCATTTGAAATTGGACTCCTTTTATTTGGTTGGCTACTCGATGGGCGGGCGCATTTCTCTGGCGTACACAATCAATTATCCCGAACGAGTGAAGGCTTTGATTCTTGAAAGCTCGTCTCCGGGCTTGTCGGAAGAACAAGATAGAGCCGCACGGAAGGCGGCTGACAAGTTGCTCGCAAGTAAGATAATTGAGGAAGGCATCACTACTTTTGTCGATAAATGGGAGAACATTCCCCTGTTTGATTCCCAAAAAAGTCTTCCTGCAGAAAAAAGGAGAGCGATTAGGAAGGAAAGACTGCAGCAAAACGAAATCGGATTGGCCAACAGTCTGTTAGGGATCGGAACGGGCAGCCAGGATTCTTATTGGAAAGCCCTTCATTCGATATCAAATCCTGTATTTCTTACTACGGGTGAATTGGATGCGAAATTTGTAGCAATTGCCCGGGAAATGAACTTACTTTCTCCTACTTGGCGACATGCTGTCGTTCCGGGGGCGGGACATGCAATTCACGTGGAAAAACCACGATTGTTTGCTACAATGGTTATGGAGTATTTGCAAGATCTATATTTGGAGGAGGAAGAAAATGACACGTCAATGGGAAACGATCCGTACATATGA
- a CDS encoding helix-turn-helix domain-containing protein, whose amino-acid sequence MNLKEHLETAEKKARLRDSKSVVDLVSVANEERKANEQGYGLYKLEQKNKATFVQGIKDNLDVLVRNEHLTNAELGFLFSLSPLVEFHSNAVTDQETGQFMTVSDLAIYLNRSRESCSRVLSKLIEKGVIYEFVDAQEVKEFNRNVSRRPLFMNPEIIYAGDRNKVDATLSKLIINFDRLERKKVLLPWKLWIHQNEEHGKLYKRKTFLEFKKKQKAGK is encoded by the coding sequence ATGAATTTAAAGGAGCATCTAGAGACAGCAGAGAAGAAGGCTAGATTGCGCGATAGTAAGTCAGTCGTTGATTTAGTGAGTGTAGCTAATGAAGAGCGTAAAGCGAATGAGCAGGGGTACGGCCTCTACAAACTGGAACAGAAGAACAAGGCAACTTTTGTACAGGGAATCAAAGATAACCTAGATGTGCTAGTCAGGAATGAACACCTGACGAATGCAGAGCTAGGTTTTTTATTTTCACTGTCTCCATTAGTTGAGTTTCATTCGAATGCAGTCACGGATCAAGAGACCGGACAATTCATGACTGTTTCGGATTTAGCAATCTATTTGAACAGGAGCAGGGAGAGCTGTAGCCGAGTATTAAGCAAGTTGATTGAAAAAGGAGTGATCTATGAATTTGTAGATGCTCAAGAGGTCAAAGAGTTTAACCGCAATGTTTCACGAAGACCTCTATTTATGAATCCTGAAATTATCTATGCAGGTGATCGAAACAAGGTGGATGCCACTTTATCCAAACTGATTATCAACTTTGATCGGTTGGAGAGGAAGAAAGTATTGCTGCCATGGAAATTATGGATTCACCAAAACGAGGAACACGGGAAACTGTATAAAAGGAAAACCTTTTTGGAGTTCAAAAAAAAGCAAAAAGCCGGTAAATGA
- a CDS encoding helix-turn-helix transcriptional regulator — translation MADNLHEKLIALRKERNWTKTDVARKLGIKTLSTYANWEYGTRSPDQHMIKEIATLYNVSIDYLYGHLDNSYQTGDDKDFENAIKDPDLKRWYLELPKSDEEDLMKLRKMWEIIKNEDK, via the coding sequence GTGGCTGATAACCTTCACGAGAAATTAATAGCTCTGAGGAAAGAAAGAAATTGGACAAAAACTGATGTGGCGAGAAAGTTAGGTATTAAAACATTATCTACCTATGCTAATTGGGAATACGGTACAAGAAGTCCGGATCAACATATGATAAAAGAAATTGCTACACTTTATAACGTTTCTATTGATTACCTATACGGACATTTAGACAATTCCTATCAAACTGGTGATGATAAGGATTTTGAAAACGCGATTAAAGACCCAGATCTCAAAAGATGGTATTTAGAATTACCCAAATCTGATGAGGAAGACTTAATGAAATTGAGGAAAATGTGGGAAATTATTAAAAATGAGGACAAATGA
- a CDS encoding o-succinylbenzoate--CoA ligase, with protein MIPNWLLQRAYLTPDRMALSFGENQWTFRQLSEKAATIARKLRWNGLNEGDRIALLGRSTPEMVFVIHGCLLAGLEIVMLNSRLSSKEISWQLNDCGASTLIADDEFIDHIKEVSTPKLLFSAIELSETQPVTFTEMWEPSRTITIMYTSGTTGFPKGVRQTAGNHTSSALSSVLNLGLSEDDIWLCTMPLFHISGFSILARSVIYGMGVRLYEKFDAESIVEEIEKGTVTRISVVATGFHRILDEFEKNRSVAHPSFQSMLAGGGPVPDDYLRRAVLYRLPVLQTYGMTETSSQTATLSSEDALRKSGSAGKPLFFNRITIRDAEQPGEFGEVLVMGPHVTPGYIGHASDREPLEDGWLPTGDIGYIDEEGYLFIVDRRSDLIISGGENIYPAEIENVLMSHPDVKEAGVCGVTHPEWGSVPVAFIVGDEHLTELDLEEYCNQQLGRYKVPKAFHFVDELPRNASNKLLRRELKEWALDK; from the coding sequence GTGATTCCTAATTGGTTATTGCAAAGGGCGTATTTGACGCCTGATCGGATGGCTCTCTCCTTTGGGGAGAATCAGTGGACATTCAGGCAACTCTCGGAAAAGGCGGCTACTATTGCCAGGAAATTACGATGGAATGGTCTTAACGAAGGGGACCGGATTGCCTTGTTGGGCCGATCGACACCCGAGATGGTTTTTGTCATCCATGGATGTCTGTTGGCGGGGCTCGAAATCGTCATGTTGAACAGCAGGCTATCCTCAAAAGAAATTTCATGGCAATTGAATGATTGCGGTGCCTCGACTTTGATAGCCGATGATGAATTTATTGATCATATTAAAGAGGTCAGCACTCCTAAGCTCTTATTTTCCGCAATTGAACTAAGTGAGACGCAACCTGTCACGTTTACGGAAATGTGGGAACCGTCAAGGACGATTACAATCATGTATACATCAGGGACGACAGGCTTTCCGAAAGGTGTCCGACAGACGGCTGGCAACCATACATCGAGTGCATTATCCTCAGTATTGAATTTAGGATTGTCGGAGGATGATATTTGGCTATGTACGATGCCGTTGTTCCATATAAGCGGGTTTTCAATACTCGCAAGGTCCGTTATTTATGGAATGGGTGTACGGTTGTATGAAAAATTTGATGCGGAATCGATTGTAGAGGAAATTGAAAAGGGGACTGTTACTAGGATTTCCGTTGTTGCGACAGGGTTTCATAGGATCCTGGATGAATTCGAGAAAAATAGGTCGGTTGCTCATCCTTCATTTCAGTCGATGTTAGCGGGCGGCGGCCCAGTACCGGATGATTATTTGCGTCGAGCTGTTCTTTATAGGCTGCCTGTTCTGCAAACATATGGAATGACGGAAACGAGTTCCCAAACTGCAACACTTTCATCTGAGGATGCCTTACGGAAGTCCGGCTCTGCGGGCAAGCCTTTATTCTTCAATCGAATCACGATCAGAGATGCAGAACAACCTGGAGAGTTTGGCGAGGTGCTCGTTATGGGGCCTCACGTTACACCGGGGTATATCGGGCATGCATCCGACAGGGAGCCGTTGGAAGACGGCTGGCTGCCGACGGGGGATATCGGCTATATCGATGAAGAGGGCTATTTATTCATTGTCGATAGACGATCAGATCTGATCATTTCCGGTGGTGAAAATATATATCCTGCTGAAATTGAAAATGTACTTATGTCACATCCAGACGTAAAAGAAGCAGGTGTATGTGGAGTAACTCATCCTGAATGGGGCAGTGTGCCAGTCGCGTTCATTGTAGGCGACGAACATCTGACAGAATTGGATTTGGAAGAGTATTGTAACCAACAGCTTGGCAGATATAAAGTTCCAAAAGCATTCCATTTTGTAGACGAGCTGCCGCGCAATGCATCAAATAAATTGCTTCGTCGTGAACTGAAAGAATGGGCCTTGGACAAATGA
- a CDS encoding ImmA/IrrE family metallo-endopeptidase, which translates to MRITNFSLLEEMVLSIYHSLAITDPDSFNCDELIALISEKFDISTYYFDEASEANNLGGKYRIFLNENQSPQKIWQDFGHELGHILIHEGHQQSMVESFRIYQEWQAKKFAYHFCIPTFMLNELVMPKHKCEAIGLISRLFNVEPEFADTRLEMWLRSREAILLNT; encoded by the coding sequence TTGAGGATTACAAATTTTAGTCTCTTAGAAGAAATGGTTTTATCGATTTATCATTCACTAGCCATAACTGATCCTGATTCATTCAATTGCGATGAATTGATTGCTTTGATTTCCGAGAAATTTGATATAAGCACTTATTACTTTGACGAGGCGAGCGAGGCAAACAATTTAGGGGGAAAGTATCGGATTTTTTTAAATGAAAATCAAAGCCCTCAAAAGATTTGGCAGGATTTTGGTCATGAACTAGGGCACATCCTTATACATGAAGGGCATCAGCAATCCATGGTTGAATCTTTTCGAATCTACCAGGAATGGCAGGCTAAGAAATTTGCTTACCATTTTTGTATACCAACATTCATGTTGAATGAATTGGTAATGCCTAAGCATAAATGCGAAGCAATCGGTCTGATCTCTAGGCTATTCAATGTTGAGCCTGAATTTGCTGATACGAGATTAGAGATGTGGTTGAGAAGTAGAGAGGCGATTCTTTTAAATACATAA
- a CDS encoding transcription termination/antitermination NusG family protein, protein MAYFVVQVRSGKEIEVKEMLKAALHRTGDSMVKAIYAMETFTEIVRNEIDMCDLSALKTEDISDHLYVKRIQADLSNLRAACDSLKVYEDANSLKLLNSYKENIRELSTELREARKGTRKISSVLSGYILVELNVNFHYFPDNIWHLVKSIPNVAGIPSKYNIPQEEVDAFFTQVDVTPEVEMQLDELLSNEEIKDMKNELLHEANKAMGTVEEGQLLESIDSLETTLNESVTKVKATVDPSNPIKSLVERCKALVRRKRQSVILPSTLFLGLYNEIEIQNLFPATNSDDFLHRLKDWIDRHSSEVKME, encoded by the coding sequence ATGGCATACTTTGTAGTCCAAGTGCGTTCTGGCAAAGAGATTGAAGTGAAGGAAATGTTGAAAGCGGCTTTGCATAGGACAGGGGATTCGATGGTCAAAGCAATATATGCAATGGAGACATTCACTGAAATCGTTCGAAACGAAATTGACATGTGTGATCTATCCGCTTTAAAGACCGAAGACATTTCGGATCATTTATATGTGAAACGGATTCAGGCCGATTTAAGTAACCTCCGCGCAGCTTGTGACAGTCTCAAAGTATATGAAGATGCCAACTCGCTTAAATTACTCAACAGTTATAAGGAAAACATCCGAGAACTATCAACTGAGTTGCGGGAAGCTCGTAAAGGTACAAGGAAAATCAGTAGCGTTTTAAGTGGGTACATTTTAGTTGAATTGAATGTTAACTTTCATTATTTCCCGGATAATATTTGGCATCTAGTGAAATCGATTCCGAATGTAGCTGGGATTCCAAGCAAGTATAATATTCCGCAAGAAGAAGTGGATGCTTTCTTTACTCAGGTTGATGTTACCCCGGAAGTGGAAATGCAGCTAGACGAACTACTATCCAATGAGGAAATCAAAGACATGAAAAATGAATTGCTCCACGAAGCGAACAAGGCTATGGGAACTGTTGAAGAGGGGCAGTTGCTTGAAAGCATTGATTCACTTGAAACTACGCTGAATGAATCTGTTACTAAGGTGAAAGCGACAGTCGATCCATCCAATCCGATTAAAAGCCTGGTAGAGCGTTGTAAAGCGTTGGTCCGTCGAAAACGTCAATCAGTTATCTTGCCGAGCACCTTGTTTCTTGGCCTTTACAATGAAATTGAAATACAGAACCTCTTTCCAGCCACAAATTCCGATGATTTCCTACATCGGTTAAAGGATTGGATCGACCGGCATAGTAGCGAGGTGAAAATGGAATGA
- a CDS encoding DUF771 domain-containing protein, with amino-acid sequence MEQQLSVNLTIPIPNDTVLIRKVELEELRSRELMGVYWSMKDLEKRTGKKSEWLKENILFKPLFRKELDSQNGGFVYYPKGKGQTWSFQASKMAVFLDRNFHLVFR; translated from the coding sequence GTGGAACAACAGTTATCAGTTAATCTTACAATCCCCATCCCGAACGATACGGTTTTAATCCGAAAGGTGGAACTTGAGGAACTGAGAAGCCGCGAGTTGATGGGTGTCTACTGGAGCATGAAGGATCTTGAAAAAAGGACAGGCAAAAAAAGTGAATGGCTTAAAGAGAATATCCTTTTCAAACCACTGTTTAGAAAAGAACTCGATAGTCAGAATGGTGGATTTGTGTATTATCCAAAAGGCAAAGGACAGACTTGGTCATTTCAAGCATCAAAGATGGCAGTTTTTCTGGACAGAAATTTTCATCTCGTTTTTCGATAG